The sequence cccaaaatccataccagacccttatctgagcatgcatccCAGTAGGTCAGGAAAATAACCCCTCCAGTACCataccatgccctcaacattgggaaatGTTGTGGGGCAGGGGGCTCTGCTCCCCCCCCAAAGCAGCTTTTCCCcaagttgatggggacaaggacctcttccccacaaccctagccaatggttgtgagggtctgtggGCCATGGGCTTATGTGATTTataatggggtacatagtaccagtACTCATTCACCATAAACATAAGTATAGTGTAAAAATGACAGGCAGTTTTATAAAGATATACAAAAGTCCCCCGTGTAGATCTCATCGCCCGTCGCCATCAcagaccccaaaaaataaaaacctctggCCCAGACGAAGGCTATCTTTGTCTGCCAGCTCCACTGTGTGACAGCTCTTAACCGATTGCCGCCCGCCGGCCATCAAATGAcggctgggcgtcatatgacgtccttggcttcTCGGCCTCTAGGGGGGCGCGTGTGTGCCGGCGCGCGTGCACCTGTCACATCACTCGGGTACAGGTGCGAgtccccggcggccgcgatgtccgctgggcacccgcaatTGACGGTGACACAgccaaggatgtggatctgtgtgtgtaaacacacagatccacgtcctgtcagagttgaggagaccgatgtgtgttcccagtacagaggaacaccgattggtctcctcctcttgtgagtcccctccccctacagttagaatcactccctaggacacacatttaaccccttgattgccccctagtgttaaccccttccctgacagtcacgtttacacagtaattaatgcatttttatagcactgatcgctgtataaatgtgaatgctcccaaaatagtgtaaaaagtgtccgatcttttATCGcattcacaataaaaatcacagatcgtcaccattactagtaaaaaaattataataataataaaaatgccataattctatcacctattttgtagaagctataattgTGATTGATGATGGGTTTACACCGGGGgacattttgtttttgattttttaataaaggaattgtcaaaaacttgtgtttttatttactttttaaactttttttgtgaatgtgtaggggtactatgtaccccatactcattcacatacagTAGGCGGGGGCAGGGATctgttgttaaagggggcttccagattctgatatttTGGGGGgactgtcatttttattttttattttagtgtggcattttttttcataaatttttcattgccaatattctttttttcacattcagctgtcagtggggaaacctgctgatgagtcattggttgttaaatGACGCAGCAGCCAGCTTTctggcccactccttaacaaccagctattcctcACACAGAATTCGAATCAGTCAATCAATTTTCGACTGATGCAAATTCAAAtcgttttaaaaattttgaatttgttagaaaattctgcacatgtctaacgaCTTTGTAGAGCACAAACAAAACAATCAcattggtcaaagccaaagtcgtaaCAAGGTCACACTcatccaaagttgcatcaaaattGCGTCAAAGTCGCATTATGTAGCAATGGAAATTGCACGATTtttaagtcacacaagtgtgaatggactcTTAATCTGATCAGGGTTCCTGGGCTACGAGCTTGTTTGCTTCTCCCTGCCTCTGGAAAAAGCTTCCAGCACATAGTGGTAGTGAGGGAGATAAAAATGATTGGTTGAATATTTATCAGGCCCTAGTCAATCCCTGGAAGGGGCATCCAGAAGGTGGCTGGGGAAGTAATAAATAGACAAGAGGCCTGAGCAGATTATTCTGTTCCTGGACTCCTGGGGCGGCTGACCCTAGAAGAAGGCATCACTGAGACAAAAGACTATTTTTTGGGCCTCAGCGGTTGCTGACACAATGAGTGAGGCATGGAAGCGAGCACACATGAGTGcccacatagcaagctgcttgctatgggggcacccgggggggtggggggggggcttggagcCAGGATCACCAGCGGGGgacttttaatatcacttttcTTCACTCTCATTGTGAAAAGTATTATCCCATCCTGTAAACGTTGCTTATCTGTCATGTAGTACTACTTGACTGATGTGTGCATCACAAGGTATATGGACTCAcctattgtttttatatttttagggtTCCCCATTGATTGTGATAAGCTGCCGAAAGACAGCCCAAGTGGTGTTTATGTAATTAAGCCCCACACATCACCTCCACTGGTAGTCTACTGCCATGTGGATGAGGATGGCAAGGGTTGGACTGTAATTCAGAAGAACTCATATAAGACTGAACTCACATGGCTTGAATCTTGGACCACCTACAAATATGGCTTTGGAAATGTGATGCAGGATTACTGGCTCGGCAATGAGTACATTCACCTTCTCACCTCTCAGAAGGTCTACATGGTTCGATTCCTACTAAAAGACAAAGCAGAGAAGGAGTGGCACGCCGATTATGATATCTTTAGTCTTGACAAAGAAGTTAATGGATATACACTTCGTTTAGGCAGGTACTCGGGCACTGCAGGGGACTTTCTTTCCACATTTGACACAAGTACTATCCATGATAACATGAAATTCTCTACAAAGGATAAAGATCAGGACCGCTCAACCAGTAACTGTGCAGCATCCCATGGTGGCTGGTGGTATGATAACTGCTACATTGTCATGCTGAATGGCAAAAGCCACATTTACTGGAAGAATGTGTGTACTGGAGATTGCGCCCAATCGATAATTATGGTCCGACCTACAGGTATTTGCTGAAGACAATACAAAAGAGAAATGGACTATGTGTTATAGCAGCAAACTGTATGAAAGTTCATGATTATGGTGTATGAGTACTACTCTGATTATGTTCTTTCTGCTCCataaaaatattagaaaaaaataaataaaagcacttTAGTTTGCAGCAATTATTTATGTCAGAGGTGCCtatatttcataattttttatttttacaatttacatTGCTATGCTTAGCTGTAAATCAAAAGCCAATTGGGCAGCAATATGAATACTGTACAGTACATGTGGTCATTACTTGACTACACTATTTGCAAAAGCAAGATCCGTTTATTTAGTTTGAATGTGAAATAACTTTATCTGTCAGATGTTGCCAtgtgtggttaaagtgttactaaacccagaacctgcattcattatatctggtctcccacagtacacagaacatggaaattcaattattttagtgaatataaactgctcaataccttttctcatcagcagtatatagcagacaTGTGACTTCTATCAGAGTCCGGCTAAGGAATGGTTAAAGCtcataggaggagttttcattctcgtttgactgtcctatgaggctgcatgacccctggccctctgtctggacagtgctgattggccctgtactgatcacatgcaccctcccaagtaaaaaaaatgctctagcaatacaca comes from Rana temporaria chromosome 2, aRanTem1.1, whole genome shotgun sequence and encodes:
- the LOC120928668 gene encoding fibrinogen-like protein 1-like protein, with amino-acid sequence MGWRFEAIFWASAACILSLFSVLAAEDPPKVRLQEGFPIDCDKLPKDSPSGVYVIKPHTSPPLVVYCHVDEDGKGWTVIQKNSYKTELTWLESWTTYKYGFGNVMQDYWLGNEYIHLLTSQKVYMVRFLLKDKAEKEWHADYDIFSLDKEVNGYTLRLGRYSGTAGDFLSTFDTSTIHDNMKFSTKDKDQDRSTSNCAASHGGWWYDNCYIVMLNGKSHIYWKNVCTGDCAQSIIMVRPTGIC